The following are encoded in a window of Deinococcus koreensis genomic DNA:
- a CDS encoding response regulator transcription factor, translated as MSRLRISLVEDERFFRELLTGALSHSGAVSVQASLESVDEALRDPAIGHSDAVLVDIDLAGEDGIALCWTLRHRHPSLGIVLLSNHAHIAFAHRLISAELSGWGYLLKKSVQDLRTVLRAITAVAAGQVVLDPQLAALDTVGPGRHLNLSSRQRAMWALITQGYSNAAIAEHLGVSVKVIDNAVGGLYAALDIDARDPKLNARVSAALRYAREAQQANLTIITSPPRS; from the coding sequence GTGAGCCGCCTGAGGATCTCTCTGGTCGAGGACGAGCGCTTCTTCCGCGAGCTGCTGACGGGCGCCCTCTCGCACAGCGGTGCCGTCAGTGTGCAGGCCAGCCTGGAAAGCGTGGACGAGGCGCTGCGCGACCCAGCCATCGGCCACTCGGACGCCGTTCTCGTCGACATCGACCTGGCAGGCGAGGACGGCATCGCGCTGTGCTGGACACTGCGCCACCGGCATCCGTCCCTGGGCATCGTGCTGCTGTCGAACCACGCCCACATCGCGTTCGCCCACCGGCTGATCAGCGCCGAACTGAGCGGCTGGGGGTACCTGCTCAAGAAGTCGGTGCAGGATCTGCGAACCGTCCTCCGCGCCATCACGGCCGTCGCGGCGGGCCAGGTGGTGCTCGATCCGCAACTGGCGGCGCTCGATACCGTGGGGCCCGGCCGGCACCTCAACCTGAGCAGCCGTCAACGCGCCATGTGGGCGCTCATCACGCAGGGATACAGCAATGCCGCCATCGCCGAGCACCTGGGCGTCAGCGTCAAGGTGATTGACAACGCGGTGGGCGGACTATACGCCGCGCTCGACATCGACGCTCGGGATCCGAAGCTGAACGCGCGGGTCTCCGCCGCGCTGCGGTACGCCCGCGAGGCGCAGCAGGCCAACCTGACGATCATCACCTCGCCGCCCCGCAGCTGA
- a CDS encoding GAF domain-containing sensor histidine kinase, whose amino-acid sequence MTVQPPPKRSGPHPWVTIAQAVVDDLYSLQGYDNVMLCHFDRKAGVSTPVAWAGRHSEMMRRAAGRLRQLFPGADPWEISTRWDVNPSMVQLWSSGETVIDSVVNLNRGVNAEAVLELISRVTSIRYAICVPLRVEGVSIGSILGFQRSPDFPAAKVRYTEAFARQVALSIHNVQLLNLQRQTSAALASSMQLLGQAEDRTRRSISEFLHSQVQSKLLVAWSRLDAVRAEDEASQRVLDDVRRDLELLREHDVRLVSHQLHPEALSVGLIPALQVLVSRFRRVIEINLVANDVLVQLDTEGSEQLPHDLRLIVFRIVEEALGNTLKHAAATRVTVQLTLQDRRLQLMVSDDGRGFDPHTVTPGLGLRCLAARVGASGGQWTIDSRPGGPTTVRAWWPQ is encoded by the coding sequence ATGACCGTCCAGCCGCCGCCCAAGCGGAGCGGGCCGCACCCCTGGGTCACCATCGCCCAGGCGGTCGTCGACGACCTTTACTCGTTGCAGGGCTACGACAACGTCATGCTCTGTCACTTCGACCGAAAAGCGGGCGTGTCGACCCCGGTCGCGTGGGCCGGCCGGCACTCCGAAATGATGCGGCGCGCCGCCGGTCGGCTCCGGCAGCTGTTTCCCGGCGCCGACCCCTGGGAGATCTCGACCCGCTGGGATGTCAATCCGTCCATGGTTCAGCTGTGGTCGAGCGGTGAGACCGTGATCGACTCGGTCGTGAACCTGAACCGGGGCGTGAACGCCGAGGCCGTGCTGGAACTGATCAGCCGCGTGACCAGTATCCGGTACGCCATCTGCGTTCCACTCCGTGTGGAGGGTGTGTCGATCGGCTCCATCCTCGGCTTCCAGCGCTCCCCGGACTTCCCGGCGGCAAAGGTGCGCTACACCGAGGCCTTCGCGCGGCAGGTGGCCCTCAGCATCCACAATGTGCAGCTCCTGAACCTGCAACGGCAGACGTCGGCGGCGCTCGCGTCGTCCATGCAGCTCCTCGGGCAGGCGGAGGATCGCACCCGCCGCAGTATCAGCGAGTTCCTGCACTCGCAGGTGCAGTCCAAACTCCTCGTAGCGTGGTCACGGCTCGACGCCGTCCGGGCGGAGGACGAGGCGTCGCAGCGCGTGCTGGACGACGTGCGGCGCGACCTCGAACTGCTGCGGGAACACGACGTGCGGCTGGTCAGCCACCAGCTTCACCCGGAAGCGCTGAGCGTCGGCCTGATTCCCGCGCTGCAGGTGCTGGTCAGCCGCTTCCGGCGCGTGATCGAGATCAATCTGGTGGCGAATGATGTCCTGGTACAGCTCGACACCGAGGGCAGTGAGCAGTTGCCGCACGACCTGCGCCTGATCGTCTTCCGGATCGTCGAGGAAGCCCTCGGCAATACCCTCAAGCACGCCGCAGCCACCCGCGTCACGGTGCAGCTGACCCTGCAAGACCGGCGCCTGCAGCTCATGGTTTCGGACGACGGCCGGGGCTTCGATCCGCACACCGTCACGCCTGGACTCGGGCTGCGCTGCCTCGCGGCACGGGTCGGAGCGTCGGGCGGGCAGTGGACGATCGACAGTCGTCCAGGCGGCCCGACAACCGTCCGCGCGTGGTGGCCGCAGTGA